From the Polaribacter tangerinus genome, the window TTCCTGTTTTACACAAATATCCTTTAAAAAATATTGCTATACACGCAAGAATTGGAAAACAGCTGTATAAGGGAAGTACCGATTTAGAGGCTTTTGAAAATTGCATAGCGCACTGCAACCATAAATTATATTACAATGGAGATATTACTTCTGTAAGTGCTTTTAAAAATTTGGCAGAAAGATTTCCAAGTATAGACCATTGGATGATTGGTAGAGGATTAATAGCCGATCCTTTTTTACCTAGTATGATAAAAAATGACACAACCGAATATCCAAAAGATAGATTTGATATTTTTCATGAATTTCACAATCGAATTTACAAAGAATATGATGCGGCTCTTTCGGGACCAACACCCATAAAGATGAAAATGCTTGGGTTCTGGGAGTATTTTTCTCAAAGCTTTTCAGACCCTCAAAAAACCTATAAAAAAATTAAAAAAGCACAAAACCCAAAATCATATACTAGTGCTGTTTCAGAAATCTTTAAAAACGCTAAAAAAATACACTAT encodes:
- a CDS encoding tRNA dihydrouridine synthase, translating into MKHTLLSSPLQGFTDYKFRNAFNEYFGGIDTFYSPYIRLNGKMVIKNSYQKDILIENNNTLNVIPQIITNDVNEFLFVAKHVQDLGYKELNWNLGCPYPMVTKRGMGSGLISDIETIDTILNSVHKETSIIVSMKMRMGYENATEILKTFPVLHKYPLKNIAIHARIGKQLYKGSTDLEAFENCIAHCNHKLYYNGDITSVSAFKNLAERFPSIDHWMIGRGLIADPFLPSMIKNDTTEYPKDRFDIFHEFHNRIYKEYDAALSGPTPIKMKMLGFWEYFSQSFSDPQKTYKKIKKAQNPKSYTSAVSEIFKNAKKIHY